A region from the Bradyrhizobium erythrophlei genome encodes:
- a CDS encoding c-type cytochrome translates to MRFLAVIGALAILVGIGATLFFFGGFYSVAGTAEDPAIVTWALTRVRTASINRNASDQPPASINISDAATVQAGAKAFAARGCANCHGAPGVNWAKFSEGLHPDPPDLKDVVGELSPAQMFWVVKNGINMTGMPSFAQAGVKDDEIWSIVAFLKKLPVSEADYKAWTVQPAASH, encoded by the coding sequence ATGCGGTTCCTTGCGGTGATCGGCGCACTGGCAATCCTGGTCGGCATCGGTGCGACGCTGTTCTTTTTCGGAGGTTTTTACAGTGTCGCGGGCACCGCCGAAGACCCGGCCATTGTCACCTGGGCACTGACCCGAGTGCGCACCGCCTCGATCAACCGCAATGCCAGCGACCAGCCGCCGGCCTCCATCAATATCAGTGATGCCGCCACCGTACAGGCCGGCGCCAAGGCGTTCGCCGCGCGTGGCTGCGCCAATTGCCATGGCGCGCCGGGCGTCAACTGGGCCAAATTCTCCGAAGGCCTGCATCCCGATCCGCCGGACTTGAAGGACGTCGTCGGTGAACTCTCCCCGGCGCAAATGTTCTGGGTGGTGAAGAACGGCATCAACATGACGGGCATGCCGAGCTTCGCACAGGCCGGCGTCAAGGACGATGAGATCTGGTCGATCGTCGCGTTCCTGAAGAAGCTGCCGGTCTCGGAAGCCGACTACAAGGCCTGGACGGTGCAACCGGCCGCGTCGCATTGA